In Agromyces sp. G08B096, a genomic segment contains:
- a CDS encoding FAD-binding and (Fe-S)-binding domain-containing protein — protein MTAAASLVADLRAVLPEARVSTRAIDRHALAHDASHYLLVPEAVAVAEDAADVARVLAAATRHRVPVTFRSGGTSLSGQASAPGLLLDTRRGFRRTEVLDGGARVRVEPGVTLRSANARLARHGRALGPDPASEVACTVGGVIANNSSGMAAGVELNSYRTLESLVAVLPSGTVVDSAAPDAADRLRRDEPELVAALTALRDRVRADPASVAEIRERFAMKNTMGYALNAFLDFDDPLDLLVHLLVGSEGTLAFVADAVFRTVAVDPHVATGLLIFESVDAAAAALPALVATGAAALELMDATSLRVARRDPAAPAAVQGFDLAEHAALLVEYRGATPEALASRMAAAQTVLDGLPLVRAAELSADPATRAALWHVRKGLYATVAGARPSGTTALLEDVAVPVSRLADACRDLRALCERFAYPDSVIFGHAKDGNLHFMVTDDFDAPGARDRLRAFTEALVDLVLGHGGNLKAEHGTGRAMAPFVPRQYRAELVEVMRELKRAFDPAGVLNPGVILTDDHDAHLRDLKPVVSVEAEVDRCVECGYCEPVCPSRDLTLTPRQRIVVRRSRALAEAAGDARLVAELDQAYEYDGVQTCAVDGMCQTACPVRINTGDLVKRLRAEGRSALEQRTWATAARHWGAVTGAAGVALDVAAAVPTPLVQLPNRAARAVLGSDTVPLYTGDLPAGGRARSRVAHAERTSGAGASRPSAPVAVFLPSCQGAMFAPGDPSGPGVQAALERLAGLAGLALVVPDGVDGLCCGTPWSSKGFGAGHREMADRVLDAVWSASDGGRLPVVVDASSCTEGVARIMRLAREAGDPRAVEVVDAVAFTAEHVLPALPGLDASARIDRVVLHPTCSSAQLGIDADLRRLASAIADDVQVPVAWNCCGFAGDRGMLHPELTAAATAAEAAEVQGLDGDAHASCNRACEIAMTRATGRTYRHLLELVAERYAVTA, from the coding sequence GTGACGGCGGCGGCCTCGCTCGTCGCGGACCTCCGTGCGGTCCTGCCCGAGGCGCGTGTCTCGACGCGGGCCATCGACCGGCACGCCCTCGCCCACGACGCCTCGCACTACCTGCTCGTCCCCGAGGCGGTCGCCGTCGCCGAGGATGCCGCGGACGTCGCGCGGGTGCTCGCCGCGGCGACGCGCCACCGCGTGCCGGTGACGTTCCGATCGGGCGGGACGAGCCTCTCCGGCCAGGCGTCAGCGCCCGGCCTGCTGCTCGACACCCGCCGCGGCTTCCGCCGCACGGAGGTGCTCGACGGCGGAGCCCGGGTGCGGGTCGAACCGGGCGTCACGCTCCGGTCGGCGAACGCGCGGCTCGCCCGGCACGGCCGCGCCCTCGGACCCGACCCGGCCAGCGAGGTCGCCTGCACGGTCGGCGGCGTCATCGCCAACAACTCCTCCGGTATGGCCGCCGGCGTCGAGCTGAACAGCTACCGCACGCTCGAATCGCTCGTCGCGGTGCTGCCCTCGGGCACGGTCGTCGACAGTGCCGCGCCCGACGCCGCGGATCGGCTCCGCCGGGACGAACCCGAGCTCGTCGCGGCGCTCACCGCGCTCCGCGACCGCGTACGAGCCGATCCCGCCTCGGTCGCCGAGATCCGCGAGCGCTTCGCGATGAAGAACACGATGGGCTACGCCCTCAACGCCTTCCTCGACTTCGACGACCCGCTCGACCTGCTCGTGCACCTGCTCGTCGGCAGCGAGGGCACGCTCGCCTTCGTCGCCGACGCCGTGTTCCGCACGGTCGCCGTCGACCCGCACGTCGCGACCGGGCTGCTGATCTTCGAGTCGGTCGACGCCGCCGCGGCCGCCCTGCCGGCCCTCGTCGCCACGGGAGCGGCCGCCCTGGAACTCATGGATGCCACATCCCTCAGGGTCGCCCGCCGGGACCCCGCGGCGCCGGCGGCGGTGCAGGGCTTCGACCTCGCCGAGCACGCCGCGCTCCTGGTCGAGTACCGAGGTGCCACCCCGGAGGCGCTCGCCAGTCGCATGGCCGCCGCGCAGACCGTGCTCGACGGGCTGCCCCTGGTCCGCGCCGCGGAGCTCAGCGCCGATCCGGCCACCCGCGCCGCGCTCTGGCACGTGCGGAAGGGCCTCTACGCGACCGTCGCCGGCGCGCGCCCGAGTGGCACCACCGCCCTCCTCGAGGACGTCGCGGTGCCGGTGAGTCGGCTCGCCGACGCGTGTCGCGATCTCCGAGCGCTGTGCGAACGGTTCGCCTACCCCGACAGCGTGATCTTCGGACACGCCAAAGACGGCAACCTGCACTTCATGGTCACCGACGACTTCGACGCGCCGGGCGCACGCGACCGGCTCCGCGCCTTCACCGAGGCCCTCGTCGACCTGGTGCTCGGACACGGCGGCAACCTCAAGGCCGAACACGGCACCGGCCGGGCGATGGCGCCCTTCGTGCCCCGCCAGTACCGGGCCGAACTCGTGGAGGTCATGCGCGAGCTCAAACGCGCCTTCGACCCCGCCGGCGTGCTGAACCCCGGCGTCATCCTCACCGACGATCACGACGCGCACCTGCGCGACCTGAAACCCGTCGTCTCCGTGGAGGCGGAGGTCGACCGATGCGTCGAGTGCGGCTACTGCGAGCCGGTGTGCCCGAGCCGCGACCTCACGCTCACGCCGCGGCAGCGCATCGTCGTGCGGCGCTCGCGCGCGCTCGCGGAGGCGGCGGGGGACGCCCGGCTCGTCGCGGAGCTCGATCAGGCGTACGAGTACGACGGAGTGCAGACCTGCGCGGTCGACGGGATGTGCCAGACGGCGTGCCCGGTGCGGATCAACACGGGGGATCTCGTGAAGCGGCTCCGCGCCGAGGGCCGCTCGGCCCTCGAGCAGCGCACGTGGGCGACCGCGGCCCGGCACTGGGGCGCCGTCACCGGTGCCGCCGGCGTGGCCCTGGATGTCGCCGCCGCGGTGCCGACGCCGCTCGTGCAGCTGCCCAACCGGGCGGCCCGCGCGGTGCTCGGCAGCGACACCGTGCCGTTGTACACCGGTGACCTGCCCGCGGGCGGCCGCGCCCGCAGCCGGGTCGCGCACGCGGAGCGGACGTCGGGTGCCGGCGCGTCGCGGCCCTCCGCGCCGGTCGCGGTCTTCCTGCCGAGCTGCCAGGGCGCGATGTTCGCGCCCGGCGACCCGTCCGGCCCCGGAGTCCAGGCCGCCCTCGAGCGGCTCGCGGGCCTCGCCGGGCTCGCCCTCGTCGTCCCCGACGGGGTCGACGGACTCTGCTGCGGCACACCGTGGTCGTCGAAGGGCTTCGGCGCCGGCCACCGAGAGATGGCCGATCGGGTGCTCGACGCGGTCTGGTCGGCGAGCGACGGCGGGCGGCTCCCGGTGGTCGTGGACGCCTCGTCGTGCACCGAGGGTGTCGCCCGGATCATGAGACTCGCCCGCGAAGCGGGCGACCCGCGCGCCGTCGAGGTCGTCGACGCCGTCGCCTTTACCGCCGAGCACGTACTGCCGGCACTGCCCGGGCTCGATGCGTCGGCGCGGATCGACCGGGTGGTGCTGCATCCGACCTGCTCGTCGGCGCAGCTCGGGATCGACGCCGATCTGCGCCGGCTCGCGAGCGCGATCGCCGACGACGTGCAGGTGCCGGTCGCGTGGAACTGCTGCGGCTTCGCGGGCGACCGGGGCATGCTGCATCCGGAGCTGACCGCCGCCGCGACCGCCGCGGAAGCCGCCGAAGTGCAGGGGCTCGACGGCGATGCCCACGCCTCGTGCAACCGGGCCTGCGAGATCGCCATGACTCGCGCGACGGGGCGGACGTACCGGCACCTGCTCGAGCTGGTCGCCGAGCGCTACGCGGTCACGGCGTAG